A part of Aspergillus oryzae RIB40 DNA, chromosome 7 genomic DNA contains:
- a CDS encoding 60S ribosomal eL19 domain-containing protein (60s ribosomal protein L19) codes for MKLDGGSLSGGLPPPLSGHVVIIGESPTNIQGLLFQKVSTQPAYLQTPHFWILTRRRVQRTSSANDRRYADIKMVNLRTQKRLAASVVGCGKRKIWLDPNEMNEISNANSRQTIRKLVSDGLIIRKPVTMHSRVRARELNAARRIGRNRGLGKRKGTKEARMPSQVLWMRRMRVLRRLLVRYRAAGKIDKHLYHELYHLSKGNTFKHKRALVEHIQKAKAERHRERVLKEEMDAKRAKNKALRERRQERLEAKRNALVGEAQE; via the exons atgaagctaG ACGGAGGGTCCTTATCGGGCGGTCTGCCTCCACCACTCAGTGGTCACGTGGTCATCATTGGTGAATCCCCCACGAACATCCAAG GTTTATTGTTTCAGAAAGTATCTACGCAG CCGGCGTATCTTCAAACTCCTCACTTCTGGATTCTCACCCGTCGACGAGTGCAACGAACATCATCCGCCAACGACCGTCGATACGCCGACATCAAGAT GGTCAACCTTCGCACCCAGAAGCGCCTGGCCGCCTCCGTGGTGGGCTGCGGCAAGCGCAAGATTTGGCTCGACCCCAATGAGATGAATGAGATCTCCAACGCCAACTCCCGTCAGACCATCCGTAAGCTCGTCAGCGATGGCCTCATCATCCGCAAGCCCGTTACCATGCACTCCCGCGTCCGTGCCCGTGAGCTCAACGCCGCCCGCAGAATCGGCAGAAACCGCGGTCTGGGTAAGCGTAAGGGTACCAAGGAGGCCCGTATGCCCAG CCAGGTTCTCTGGATGCGCCGCATGCGTGTTCTCCGTCGCCTCCTCGTCCGCTACCGTGCTGCTGGCAAGATCGACAAGCACCTTTACCACGAGCTCTACCACCTGAGCAAGGGTAACACCTTCAAGCACAAGCGCGCTCTCGTTGAGCAC ATCcaaaaggccaaggctgaGCGTCACCGTGAGCGTGTCCtcaaggaggagatggatgcCAAGCGTGCCAAGAACAAGGCTCTCCGTGAGAGGCGTCAAGAGCGTCTCGAGGCCAAGCGCAACGCTTTGGTCGGCGAGGCCCAGGAGTAA